Proteins from a single region of Cryptococcus neoformans var. neoformans JEC21 chromosome 6 sequence:
- a CDS encoding maintenance of ploidy protein mob2, putative, with amino-acid sequence MSGFLNSIGRLRAPKRSPTNTPTQQGFFDPLPSPGVENANQSYRPPSPGPKPLYLCQPFVKAALVKGSFKTIVAPPKYVDINEWVAINLFDFYHNLNQFYGVLTEFCTMQNCPTMSGGKTLNFLWPDHNQRLVSLAAPTYIDFVMSWLQKLLEDENVFPTKSGKPFDHSFAYTAKHIYKHLFRIFAHLYHAHFEQVLHLSIEAHFNSLFAHFLAFGKEFDLLVMKDLMTTQGMGQGVAELSEKWRQMGILES; translated from the exons ATGTCAGGCTTCCTCAACTCGATCGG TCGTCTCCGTGCCCCTAAGCGATCCCCCACCAACACTCCCACTCAGCAGGGCTTCTTTgatcctctcccttctccggGCGTCGAGAACGCCAACCAATCGTATCGGCCTCCATCTCCCGGGCCCAAGCCCCTCTATCTATGTCAGCCGTTTGTGAAGGCCGCGCTCGTTAAAGGTAGTTTTAAGACTATCGTTGCGCCGCCCAAGTATGTCGACATCAACGAGTGGGTGGCCATCAACT TGTTTGATTTCTATCATAACCTCAATCAATTCTACGGCGTTTTGACAGAGTTTTGCACTATGCAGAACTGCCCTACGATGTCTGGTGGAAAGAC TCTAAACTTCCTTTGGCCAGATCACAACCAGAGACTAGTCTCTCTGGCGGCGCCAACGTACATTGATTTCGTAATGAGTTGGTTACAAAAGcttttggaggatgaaaatgtCTTCCCTACAAAGTCTG GGAAACCGTTTGACCACTCATTTGCCTACACGGCTAAGCACATCTATAAGCACCTTTTCCGTATTTTTGCCCATCTTTACCATGCCCATTTCGAGCAAgtcctccacctctccaTCGAAGCGCACTTCAATTCTCTCTTCGCCCACTTCCTCGCATTCGGAAAAGAATTTGATCTTTTGGTAATGAAGGACCTTATGACCACCCAGGGTATGGGACAAGGTGTTGCGGAGTTGAGCGAGAAGTGGAGGCAGATGGGTATTTTGGAGTCATAA
- a CDS encoding nuclear mRNA splicing, via spliceosome-related protein, putative, translating into MSVAKVAPSKGPSDEKAPGILSYPTKLLQTLDAHQAPVNVVKYNNGAKYLLSGSADRTIRLWNPALGKEIKCYRGHAQEVLALDIAQDNAKFASSGGDKAVFLWDVASGAVTRRLQGHFGKINAVRFSQEAQVLASAGFDAKVMLWDMRASSRDPIQTLKEATSTITSLILPTSPQIITGSSDGYIRTYDLRFGLLTDDLVGWPITSLKLSPTAPEESVLVGTNDGKVRIFDRKDGGCLQTFQGHKVGEQTARWGMDWGYGDGLALAGDEEGKLWAWNVLDAKPIDKDPNPIHKRTITSIITHPKGKEMITASNDGTIKVWSR; encoded by the exons ATGAGCGTCGCAAAAGTAGCTCCCTCCAAAGGCCCGTCAGACGAAAAAGCGCCGGGCATACTCTCTTATCCTACAAAGCTACTTCAGAC CCTCGACGCTCACCAGGCTCCGGTCAACGTCGTAAAGTACAATAATGGAGCCAAGTATCTCTTGTCTGGGTCAGCAGACCGAACAATTCGACTGTGGAACCCTGCACTAGGCAAGGAAATCAAGTGTTACCGAGGACACGCCCAGGAAGTCCTCGCATTGGATAT TGCCCAGGATAACGCCAAGTTTGCATCCTCTGGAGGAGACAAGGCGGTTTTTCTGTGGGACGTCGCTTCAGGAGCCGTAACTCGTCGGCTGCAAGGTCACTTTGGGAAAATCAACGCTGTGCGTTTCAGTCAAGAAGCCCAAGTACTGGCAAGTG CGGGATTTGACGCCAAAGTAATGCTCTGGGATATGCGTGCATCTTCACGCGACCCAATCCAAACACTGAAGGAAGCCACATCCACCATTACGTCTCTTATACTGCCCACGTCCCCCCAGATAATAACTGGCTCATCTGATGGGTATATTCGTACTTACGATCTGCGGTTTGGTTTACTCACGGATGACCTCGTCGGATGGCCAATCACTTCCTTGAAGCTATCTCCTACAGCTCCGGAGGAAAGTGTTCTGGTCGGAACAAATGATGGAAAGGTCAGGATTTTTGATagaaaagatggaggtTGTCTGCAGACGTTCCAAGGACACAAGGTGGGAGAACAAACTGCAAGATGGGGAATGGACTGGGGATATGGCGATGGACTCGCTCTGGCAGgtgacgaagaaggcaagTTATGGGCATGGAACGTCCTCGAT GCAAAGCCAATTGACAAGGACCCAAATCCAATACACAAACGGACAATCACTTCAATAATCACTCATCCCAAAGGTAAAGAAATGATCACCGCGTCCAACGATGGGACCATCAAAGTATGGTCTCGTTGA
- a CDS encoding expressed protein yields the protein MSRSMMDLEEELLRLWSLVGELSEQLSNNRALVAQLKARAENVKGQAVHVGTGFPLRRFNLDISNEEFHSELEAFGSHLVLENQQLQHENKQLNALLKEYEQTLETVMNKFRGVAHSSQQHDLSLHSYYTSLLQTLQTAHSSAQLHDSTSLSLLLNRLSTLLRSALRSMQGEEPDSELDIAAILPALEQAEKPYLNSNHLVSESGPSGTNKVDDEDLRGPSPTSQPTGVQSQKTIPRAPAKPTRFPGFLPGSSGGYAGTEGRSDWALEREMEILRLEDENRALREMLGIAEEGKMPQDEDGDDKKAKVEDEEDSQRRKSSLTMEELEADAALEAERSSMMASGLYEATHGVEEELEETSKRPLLAGSMLGFQTDGPPPEQAIVDELDGDGEGVPPMQ from the exons ATGTCCAGGTCAATGATGGAcctcgaagaagagctttTAAGACTATGGTCACTCGTAGGCGAGCTTTCAG AACAACTCTCCAACAACAGGGCATTAGTCGCCCAACTCAAGGCGAGAGCAGAGAATGTCAAAGGCCAGGCCGTTCACGTCGGTACAGGGTTTCCTTTACGAAGGTTCAATCTGGATATATCAAACG AGGAATTCCACAGTGAACTTGAGGCGTTTGGGTCTCATCTCGTTTTGGAGAACCAGCAGCTACAGCATGAGAACAAACAGCTTAACGCCTTGCTGAAAGAATATGAACAGACGCTAGAGACTGTGATGAACAAGTTCCGTGGCGTAGCT CACTCTTCGCAACAACATGATCTTTCCCTCCATTCATATTATACCTCTCTTCTGCAAACGCTTCAAACTGCGCATTCCTCGGCTCAATTACACGACTCcacctctctttctctcctaCTGAACCGCCTTTCAACCCTTCTTCGTTCAGCCCTGCGCTCAATGCAAGGCGAAGAACCCGACTCGGAGCTTGACATCGCTGCTATCCTTCCTGCCCTTGAGCAAGCCGAGAAGCCTTACTTAAACTCCAACCATCTTGTTTCCGAAAGTGGACCGTCAGGGACCAACAaagttgatgatgaagacctCCGGGGGCCTTCACCAACCTCCCAACCGACTGGCGTTCAGTCCCAAAAAACTATTCCCCGTGCACCTGCAAAGCCGACACGCTTCCCCGGATTCCTTCCTGGTTCCTCGGGGGGCTATGCTGGCACAGAAGGCAGGTCTGATTGGGCTTTagaaagggaaatggaGATTTTGCgacttgaagatgaaaatcGGGCTTTGCGAGAGATGTTGGGGATTGccgaggaaggaaagatgcCTCAAGACGAGGACGGGGATGACAAAAAGGCCAAGgtagaagacgaggaagacagTCAGAGACGGAAAAGTTCACTGACAAtggaggagttggaagcCGACGCTGCGTTGGAGGCGGAGAGATCGTCAATGATGGCCTCAGGCCTTTATGAGGCTACTCACggtgtggaggaagagctggaagaaaCATCAAAGAGGCCATTGCTAGCTGGCAGTATGTTGGGATTCCAGACAGATGGTCCTCCACCTGAGCAGGCCATAGTCGACGAGCTggatggtgatggggaaggggtACCACCGATGCAATAG
- a CDS encoding Ras GTPase activator, putative, whose translation MPSLRRGSTASPHHSVSAPRIKSDLTSTYPSYPSHHLNDSASIMSRPENQSGEQKILNALVSRLVNKLPCNSGIQLAILESDAAVQSTIQSLLQLSGTRLSLVVQSLVNALEALSKYASSSASLAEIPLSVLHSQIYILYILNLCLSTSWRQHSHVSPPPSSDLPRCWPDPYAFEDHLAKHMLNVLVIYTRLVSLEIEFGDVSGNHAPSKESKGSATASSSSWSKAMSASSGSCSLGTGFLQQHSYSRSSPDRDEPLGEKLSATCTTALSTVTQMTKFTARAVFYLSASNWPLVSTQIRKRVHYLTTTIEDSPDLTELRLLEWSNVDQARLSQILAEISSAFSYIKRPAQITVATMLRKAIRNWITINPTEYEALIESGKKLEGGADALFDVLHSASDLGSSSNARRTKAFYPLMAGLLVVCPDILRRVMARESTKGSSGLSKKMSYMDSFRKGLNSTKGFEACALSYIEFMSAGMALSPRLETSAIRSLIHNIQNDLKNALFSSSLSKEISDQNAIVEGLVALYRLNPTTTGGLLFPKLWNDSSDASKIVAVKACVMIAVEGCRLPWYPPVEDLKKEVCSSIRGLLKAHTAASTPDRNAARRPRGSFELPSKQTELIFEILNLYSLDPSFAFSGARLDPSTDDSVSLFMTLSSLMVLPNPEVTRVTAAKTNVTLVNYVREMCQQSDHVMRLASNAAAGIWQMLLDVGRQVLFAFHDGEVDEVTASATAMREMAHAVIQMAERHPGIMFPSPKAQPAAMVVSAAGFVCIVSPDVEQTTLTLPTLSTLGKLTRMAHRSASGEIMTSAYSTFPNNRADAFEKLAALPAAIGRQQQQRMIRRSLRPLAIGSSLTISVWMGLASIWKALTAKIVAADAGNSISSREKRRMMTVDIEGLDAEESKEWQNAISFLAALANVGLTNLKPKCLSEVIGKEGFLPAAYDQDISDPGALIEAFIRQCVELLASNSIAVRESTKAALGSELPTTMCRVLVAQMIKLLSHAINPSGVNISDSFTSFVEQAVAVLRLQIDRMGPDDDVPSVQVDMGELLYLLGKYIQRLGRSDLFLRLKTRYSQLMEAALRKPDNVLTTSGGKLKTAALEWLAEWSMETSKDNDVYSTSMDSNARYQRELGHACLRAMVPVTDGLQLSAGGEESEDPQGVLKSRLFYRHYRQLVKVIEKSNLEEDKSSDQLPSVHGQSSYKIAGPDDAPTLAILALSNLLSANIDVGLKHCLSLGYHEDPTLRTVFMQLLTNVLQQGTRFGGLAAKRISYAPKLYLEGLTNPNLALALAMVDVCPQTGAEVDELSTLLFRVFEGKGTLLGLMRVLIEREVTMTNHESELFRANSITMRMITIFAKTYGYNHVRATLQPLILSLAEKPAECSFELDPRKAAPGDDIERNSDHLRLMCQALLDLICSSTPRVPLMFRAVCHHIWEVVDDRFPDSRHSAVGSFIFLRFFCPAIVSPESIDLDVNPDTRETRRALLLITKVIQNLANNVVFKEPHMKVLNPFLSDNIKQVTKFLSDIAIRPKTIEVQNAAKTFQEEAERSQDLDGDDAIIHRFVFKHQARLEASLSSMPKSFRHASNSKLARTEFDGPAALERLRKVMNATGAPPDATLLPASVRGQVYDEFMRHNQGRNVDSVREVFYEGSASQNGRRIFYFIVSRVALIDYDLLAYHVFLTLERVTEYFDLIIDLTDFSHSTELPMVWLKKSIQLCPSGILSCLNTLVFYNPNSYARKRLRHLISELLTISAPVGKNVVAASSPSELVDHIPFSSLALPEHTMALAYEADHVFTNLVCLSDHGMQIPVVVKLGQDCLQVASWRKQDLTSSLKSYIIDVVKLNAIDDIITGGGIPSDQLIIKHSQKETLTLLSRKRNEMVHIIRSARSRLKEDTPLNSRILRPTDVPATLLNVALLNLTSSNETLRMGAYVLVNELSQFFKYSLASRVLKVSAGLTIPNNSLSWVHDLSRALASSASHLTLEFLKEWVIGFSKADTPLKTASLQYVGPWLANLDQFSRPTRDDAEESVKQVRGIVRSLVSITVAERRRLHLTIQEHLWAPFARAHESLVDIVLFELIHGAIDAGLGSDKTECIADILVSISSTNVRGKVIARLRKSLAQTYLRPSNHLTENATWNEVCALARITLALGFNPTTALDTQLFLPELFHVVTLLLGAGPVIMRQTVYGLLVSIIHSLASNATAGEMDADALAVLLRRLQEPEMMTSFGVIQGQGHLELSGLPRKDETDIHLLDRVEEVSKFLGEVLVAGAVSVDCANAWRARWMGLVAATCFQHNPATQPQAFIVLGYLASEEVDDDLIYQILVAMSTALSHFIESDSILIVSMLRCLSRIVPGLFPDSRYVASLFWLAVGVLQLGYIPLFAPALELMITALRSINMASDGIQSTELMEYLLDARRTVADQVKKLDQVSGVSFDTDITFALIAIIYKGVRHPSTKKLTTEILLELLQLAANTAGSSAGNGTLVVAGGVAYFVALLSISANSGDELKDVFKAARLYVDVSHMDVERVSVFSLLSIPDNSTALLLVSMVVSLLNGSGGSDAEKAILYKLLADASAEIPEVLAMAYDSLIPRIVSTLTSTNNTSIISSSTTILERALSDPNYTFTNSSAIPSADSSTSLPHPGHGKVYASSISSSPSAGAAREQVLDDLGMKGLAELAFPQVKVDRLNMMAKWVASLIENFTI comes from the exons ATGCCCTCCCTCCGCAGGGGCTCGACAGCCTCTCCTCACCATTCCGTCAGCGCACCCAGAATCAAATCGGATTTAACATCAACTTATCCTTCCtatccatctcatcatctcaatGATTCAGCGAGCATAATGAGCAGGCCAGAGAACCAGTCAGGGGAGCAGAAGATACTTAATGCCCTGGTCTCACGTTTGGTAAACAAG CTTCCTTGCAATTCTGGAATCCAGCTTGCTATCTTGGAATCAGATGCTGCGGTCCAATCGACTATCCAATCACTGCTTCAACTATCCGGCACAAGATTGTCCCTCGTCGTTCAGTCGCTGGTGAATGCCCTTGAGGCCTTGTCCAAG tacgcttcttcttcggcatcTCTGGCAGAAATCCCACTAAGTGTCCTTCACTCCCAAATATATATCCTCTATATCCTCAATCTCTGCTTATCGACTTCATGGCGACAACACTCGCATGTGtccccaccaccatcatcagACCTTCCGAGATGCTGGCCGGATCCCTACGCATTCGAGGACCACCTAGCTAAGCATATGCTTAATGTTCTGGTCATATATACTCGGCTAGTATCTCTCGAGATAGAGTTTGGAGATGTTTCAGGCAACCATGCGCCTAGTAAGGAGTCAAAAGGTTCGGCAAcggcttcctcctcctcatgGAGCAAAGCAATGTCAGCTAGCTCAGGTTCTTGCTCTTTGGGTACAGGATTTCTCCAACAGCATTCGTACTCCCGGTCATCGCCCGATCGAGATGAACCTCTCGGTGAAAAGCTGTCAGCCACATGTACCACAGCTCTATCGACAGTCACCCAGATGACAAAATTCACCGCTCGGGCTGTCTTCTATCTGTCGGCGTCCAACTGGCCATTGGTCTCTACCCAGATCAGAAAACGGGTGCATTATCTAACTACTACCATCGAAGACTCTCCCGACCTCACCGAACTTCGCCTCCTCGAATGGTCGAATGTAGACCAAGCCCGGCTATCCCAGATCCTTGCCGAAATTTCATCTGCCTTTTCCTATATCAAGCGTCCGGCGCAGATAACAGTGGCTACAATGCTCCGAAAAGCGATACGCAACTGGATTACTATTAATCCTACTGAGTATGAAGCACTGATCGAATCGGGCAAGAAGTTGGAAGGTGGCGCAGATGCCTTGTTTGATGTGCTCCACTCAGCCTCTGATCTGggatcatcatccaatgcTCGTCGGACGAAAGCATTCTATCCACTTATGGCGGGGCTTTTAGTCGTTTGTCCGGATATTTTGCGGAGAGTCATGGCAAGGGAAAGTACAAAAGGAAGCTCAGGCCTCTCGAAAAAGATGTCGTATATGGATAGCTTCAGGAAAGGACTCAACTCAACCAAAGGTTTTGAGGCCTGTGCCCTTTCCTATATAGAATTCATGAGTGCCGGTATGGCCTTGAGCCCACGACTAGAGACATCGGCGATACGCAGCCTAATCCACAATATCCAAAATGATCTCAAAAAcgctctcttctcctcgtctcTATCCAAGGAGATATCCGATCAGAATGCAATTGTGGAGGGATTAGTAGCGCTCTACCGATTGAATCCAACAACTACGGGTGGTTTGCTCTTCCCTAAGCTATGGAACGACTCCTCAGATGCCAGTAAGATAGTTGCAGTCAAGGCATGTGTTATGATCGCGGTGGAAGGCTGCAGATTACCTTGGTACCCGCCTGTCGAGGACTTGAAAAAAGAAGTCTGCTCCTCAATACGAGGTCTGCTCAAA GCCCACACTGCTGCTTCCACTCCTGATCGAAATGCTGCTCGACGGCCCCGGGGAAGTTTTGAACTTCCCTCAAAACAAACTGAACTCATATTTGAAATCCTCAACCTCTATTCTCTCGACCCGTCATTTGCCTTTTCAGGCGCTCGTCTTGACCCGAGTACTGATGACTCCGTTTCCCTCTTTATGACCCTCTCATCCCTTATGGTTCTGCCTAATCCCGAGGTCACTCGAGTTACAGCTGCCAAAACTAACGTTACACTGGTCAATTATGTTCGGGAGATGTGTCAACAAAGTGATCATGTGATGAGATTGGCAAGTAACGCGGCTGCGGGCATTTGGCAAATGCTTCTTGATGTTGGCAGACAGGTGCTTTTCGCTTTCCACGACGGTGAGGTGGATGAAGTTACTGCTTCTGCTACAGCTATGCGCGAGATGGCCCATGCTGTCATCCAAATGGCGGAACGGCACCCAGGGATCATGTTCCCTTCACCAAAAGCCCAACCAGCAGCCATGGTAGTTTCTGCAGCAGGATTCGTCTGCATTGTATCGCCCGATGTTGAGCAGACAACCCTTACTCTTCCAACCCTCTCGACACTCGGCAAACTCACTCGAATGGCACACCGCTCTGCTTCAGGCGAGATCATGACTAGTGCCTATAGCACATTCCCTAATAACCGTGCAGATGCCTTCGAGAAGCTCGCTGCCCTACCTGCTGCCATCGGTcgccaacaacaacaacgtATGATCCGCAGATCCCTTCGTCCGTTGGCTATTGGTTCATCTTTGACTATATCTGTATGGATGGGGCTTGCTTCCATCTGGAAAGCTCTTACGGCCAAGATCGTTGCTGCGGATGCTGGTAACTCTATCTCATCAAGAGAGAAGCGAAGAATGATGACGGTGGATATTGAAGGTCTTGACGCGGAAGAGTCAAAAGAATGGCAGAATGCTATATCATTTTTAGCCGCGCTAGCCAATGTTGGGCTGACCAACCTCAAGCCCAAATGCCTTTCCGAAGTCATTGGCAAGGAAGGTTTTCTTCCTGCAGCTTATGACCAAGATATATCTGATCCGGGAGCCTTGATAGAGGCTTTCATCAGGCAGTGTGTCGAATTGCTTGCAAGCAATTCCATCGCTGTGAGAGAGTCGACCAAGGCGGCGCTTGGGTCTGAATTGCCTACAACTATGTGTCGAGTGTTAGTAGCGCAGATGATCAA ACTGCTTTCCCATGCAATTAATCCGTCAGGTGTCAACATATCAGACTCTTTTACGAGCTTTGTTGAACAAGCTGTCGCCGTTCTTCGGCTTCAAATAGACCGAATGGGTCCTGACGATGACGTTCCCTCAGTCCAGGTCGATATGGGCGAACTTCTCTATCTGCTGGGAAAATATATCCAGagattgggaagaagcgatCTTTTCTTGAGGTTGAAAACGAGGTATAGCCAGCTGATGGAAGCAGCCTTGCGAAAGCCTGATAATGTCTTGACCACCAGTGGTGGCAAATTAAAGACTGCCGCATTGGAGTGGCTGGCGGAGTGGTCAATGGAGACCTCGAAA GACAATGATGTCTACTCCACCTCCATGGATTCGAATGCTCGGTACCAGAGAGAACTTGGTCATGCTTGCTTAAGAGCTATGGTGCCAGTGACTGATGGTCTGCAGCTAAGcgcaggaggagaagagtcTGAAGATCCTCAAGGGGTACTAAAATCGAGATTGTTTTACAGACACTACCGTCAATTAGTCAAAGTAATTGAAAAATCGAATTTAGAAGAG GACAAGTCTTCAGATCAACTCCCCTCTGTACATGGTCAATCCTCTTACAAAATAGCCGGTCCTGATGATGCCCCTACTCTTGCCATTCTGGCCTTATCAAACCTTCTTTCCGCAAACATTGACGTCGGCCTCAAACATTGCCTTTCACTCGGATACCATGAGGATCCCACCCTCCGCACAGTGTTCATGCAGCTTCTCACCAATGTACTCCAGCAAGGAACGCGGTTTGGAGGTCTTGCAGCAAAGCGTATATCATATGCGCCCAAACTGTACCTCGAGGGGCTGACGAACCCCAATCTGGCGTTGGCCCTCGCTATGGTAGACGTCTGTCCACAGACCGGAGCTGAGGTGGATGAATTATCGACACTCCTATTCAGGGTTTTCGAAGGCAAAGGGACATTGCTCGGGTTGATGCGGGTGTTGATCGAAAGGGAGGTGACCATGACCAACCACGAATCTGAGCTGTTTCGAGCCAATTCCATCACTATGCGCATGATCACTATCTTCGCGAAGACTTATGGCTACAATCACGTACGGGCCACTCTGCAACCGCTCATATTGTCGTTGGCAGAGAAGCCTGCGGAGTGCTCGTTTGAGCTTGACCCCAGGAAAGCTGCTCCCGGTGATGATATCGAACGGAATTCAGACCATCTGAGACTCATGTGTCAGGCCTTGCTAGATCTTATTTGTTCTTCTACCCCCCGAGTTCCTCT GATGTTCCGCGCCGTCTGTCACCACATCTGGGAAGTTGTAGACGACCGATTCCCTGACTCTCGTCACTCTGCTGTTGGATCTTTCATTTTCctccgcttcttctgcccCGCTATTGTCTCTCCCGAATCAATCGATCTCGATGTCAACCCTGACACTCGGGAGACTCGCCGAGCGTTATTGCTGATTACGAAAGTTATCCAGAATCTGGCAAACAACGTTGTCTTCAAGGAGCCACATATGAAGGTGCTCAACCCCTTTCTCTCAGATAATATTAAGCAAGTAACAAAATTCCTGTCTGATATTGCC ATTCGCCCCAAGACTATTGAAGTTCAGAACGCAGCAAAGACCTTCCAGGAAGAGGCCGAAAGATCGCAAGACctggatggagatgatgccATTAT TCATCGATTTGTCTTCAAACATCAGGCCAGACTGGAGGCATCACTTTCATCCATGCCTAAATCATTCAGACATGCTTCGAACTCCAAACTAGCACGAACTGAATTTGATGGGCCAGCAGCATTGGAGCGGTTGAGAAAGGTAATGAACGCAACCGGTGCACCTCCCGATGCTACTTTGCTTCCCGCCTCTGTAAGAGGTCAAGTTTATGATGA GTTTATGCGACATAATCAAGGTCGGAATGTAGACAGTGTGCGAGAAGTTTTTTATGAGGGATCCGCCAGCCAG AATGGTCGACGTATCTTCTACTTTATCGTCTCAAGAGTGGCTTTAATTGATTACGATCTGTTAGCTTATCACGTGTTCTTG ACCTTGGAAAGGGTCACGGAGTACTTTGATTTAATTATCGATCTGACCGATTTTTCCCACTCAACTGAGTTGCCGATGGTCTGGCTAAAAAAATCGATCCAGCTGTGCCCGTCGGGTATTTTATCATGCCTTAAT ACATTGGTCTTCTATAATCCTAATTCTTATGCCCGTAAAAGGTTGAGACACTTGATCTCGGAGCTCCTAACCATCA GTGCTCCTGTCGGGAAGAATGTCGTTGCGGCCAGTAGTCCATCTGAACTGGTCGACCACATCCCCTTTAGCAGTTTGGCCCTTCCTGAGCATACAATGGCTCTCGCCTATGAGGCTGATCACGTCTTTACAAACCTTGTTTGCTTGTCAGATCACGGTATGCAAATACCCGTGGTTGTCAAACTCGGACAAGATTGTCTGCAAGTCGCATCT TGGCGAAAACAAGATCTCACGTCTTCCCTCAAGTCTTATATCATTGACGTTGTCAAGTTGAACGCCATTGATGACATTATCACTGGTGGAGGCATTCCCTCAGATCAATTAATAATCAAGCACTCGCAGAAGGAAACACTAACCCTTCTTTCACGAA AGCGTAATGAGATGGTTCATATAATTCGATCTGCTCGGTCCCGGCTCAAAGAAGACACGCCTCTTAATTCTCGCATTCTGAGACCTACGGATGTTCCCGCCACTCTTCTAAACGTGGCCCTCCTGAATTTGACCTCCAGCAACGAAACTCTTCGAATGGGGGCATATGTTTTGGTGAACGAGCTTTCTCAATTCTTCAAATACAGTCTTGCTTCGCGGGTGCTCAAAGTGTCTG CTGGTTTGACCATCCCCAACAATTCCCTCTCTTGGGTCCACGATTTGTCCCGTGCCTTAGCCAGCTCTGCCTCCCATCTGACTCTAGAGTTCCTCAAAGAATGGGTTATCGGGTTTTCCAAAGCTGATACACCCCTTAAGACAGCCTCGCTTCAATATGTCGGCCCTTGGTTAGCCAATCTCGATCAGTTTAGCCGCCCGACTAGGGACGATGCTGAGGAGTCTGTAAAACAAGTCAGGGGAATTGTAAGATCCCTGGTGTCAATCACTGTAGCAGAACGGCGA CGATTACACTTAACTATTCAGGAGCATCTTTGGGCACCATTCGCAAGGGCTCACGAGAGCTTGGTTGATATTGTGCTGTTTGAGCTTATTCACGGTGCCATTGATGCCGGATTAGGGAGTGACAAGACAGAGTGCATTGCCGATATCCTTGTGTCTATATCGTCCACTAACGTCCGTGGCAAGGTCATCGCACGTCTCCGCAAATCACTGGCGCAAACATACCTTCGACCATCGAATCATCTTACCGAAAACGCCACTTGGAACGAGGTTTGTGCGCTGGCTCGTATTACTTTGGCTCTAGGCTTCAACCCTACTACTGCCCTCGATACTCAACTATTCCTTCCCGAATTATTCCATGTTGTCACCCTCCTGTTAGGAGCAGGCCCGGTCATCATGCGTCAAACAGTGTATGGTCTTTTGGTCAGCATTATTCACTCCTTAGCTTCCAATGCCACTGCAGGTGAAATGGATGCAGACGCGCTAGCGGTACTGTTAAGAAGACTACAGGAACCTGAGATGATGACGTCCTTTGGTGTGATACAAGGCCAAGGGCATCTTGAACTTTCAGGTTTGCCTAGGAAGGATGAAACTGATATACACTTGTTGGATCGTGTGGAGGAGGTATCCAAGTTCCTCGGTGAGGTCCTTGTTGCAGGTGCTGTTTCTGTTG ATTGCGCCAATGCCTGGCGAGCCAGATGGATGGGTCTGGTTGCGGCGACGTGTTTCCAGCACAATCCCGCCACGCAGCCCCAAGCCTTTATCGTTCTCGGCTATCTCGCATCtgaggaagtggatgatgatctcATCTATCAAATCCTTGTAGCAATGAGCACTGCCTTATCCCACTTCATTGAAAGCGATTCTATCCTCATTGTCAGTATGCTGCGATGCCTCAGCCGCATCGTTCCTGGTTTGTTCCCGGATAGCCGATACGTCGCCAGTCTTTTCTGGCTGGCGGTCGGTGTCCTCCAACTTGGCTACATCCCACTTTTTGCCCCTGCTCTAGAGTTGATGATCACTGCTCTTCGTTCAATCAACATGGCCAGCGATGGAATACAATCCACTGAGCTGATGGAGTACCTATTGGATGCCAGGAGAACCGTTGCTGATCAAGTCAAAAAATTGGATCAAGTCTCCGGCGTATCTTTTGATACGGATATCACGTTTGCGCTGATCGCCATCATATACAAGGGCGTTCGGCATCCTTCTACAAAGAAGTTGACCACCGAGATTCTTCTTGAACTCTTACAACTTGCTGCAAACACAGCGGGATCGAGCGCTGGTAATGGGACGCTTGTCGTTGCCGGCGGTGTAGCTTATTTTGTTGCGCTACTTTCCATTTCGGCCAATTCAGGAGACGAATTGAAGGATGTATTCAAAGCGGCGAGGCTATATGTAGATGTCAGTCATATGGATGTGGAACGTGTCTCAGTGTTTAGTCTGTTATCGATTCC GGATAATTCGACCGCTTTGCTGCTTGTCAGTATGGTGGTCTCTTTACTCAACGGATCAGGGGGTTCAGACGCTGAAAAGGCGATTCTGTACAAGTTATTGGCAGATGCTAGTGCTGAAATTCCAGAGGTGCTTGCCATGGC CTATGACTCACTGATTCCCCGCATTGTTTCTACTCTAACATCCACCAACAACACTTCTATCATTAGTTCATCCACCACAATCCTTGAACGGGCTCTCTCCGACCCCAACTATACGTTTACCAATTCTTCAGCCATCCCAAGTGCGGATAGTAGCACGTCTCTGCCCCACCCAGGACATGGAAAGGTTTACGCGTCAAGTATCAGCTCAAGCCCTAGTGCGGGTGCGGCGAGAGAACAAGTGTTAGATGACCTTGGAATGAAGGGGCTTGCGGAGTTAGCTTTTCCCCAAGTCAAGGTGGATAG GCTTAATATGATGGCGAAATGGGTTGCCTCACTGATCGAAAACTTTACTATCTAA